The following proteins are encoded in a genomic region of Ornithodoros turicata isolate Travis chromosome 6, ASM3712646v1, whole genome shotgun sequence:
- the LOC135397667 gene encoding neprilysin-11-like — protein sequence MTTAQMPRWSRYINVLFFGGLSTIFLMAGIPYGIRHLIGCMAPDCGNYTEDLAFVMDTSKDPCTDFYDYVCGNWNRSQMVPLPNQFVKLQSRVALTVLRDLMLIDETAEPQTAVVKAGLMFQRCAQNAFNQLDHLGEIKNFMAQFDLSWPPESPKTRFNVLDILVELTFNRGIPIFFSLGPSTYFKKRGSYNLHLTPNLYLLEWAAFRKMLRNAGVLMRYYEFTAYVLSRKHLESNLAERLALLDNNLITAIGVVTGSRPDIFVNYATFAELENVTGPAFTGGELMRAVNKRLSRDRQLTLDDELTLVGQTMVRITCRVIGHSMGSETLRAYVALQLMRQLAATSSFTLSSALFPDSSNNAMLAVTYMIGHCFADVLSILPYVADGLFVKHWVPAGNIEAVRSIVKTMRNVTEDGFLKLSWMDGPTRSKSMSRIHTLHELIGYPKEMMRAKASETEYAHIPHLGGTYFQMSTVAREATQALLNSFIKSPQRVVRAMEFGLPMIMVNAFYMPIYHFMVIPAAIMFPPFFSKQQPSAVNYGSLGHVIGHEITHAFDPEMGLYNELGLKENWWTATSRKSFEDRVRCLAEFYNNVGDRVANDVRFGDTALSENFADCGGLDKSYRAFKRYSDKQLYSVGDVQLTADQLFFVSTCYKWCSDDSYTQREVSMYSPLRMRCNVPLMNMPEFADAFQCASDTAMNPRKRCDLL from the exons ATGACTACTGCACAGATGCCGCGTTGGTCGAGGTACATCAACGTTCTGTTCTTTGGCGGTTTGTCCACCATATTCCTCATGGCAGGCATTCCCTATGGCATACG GCACCTGATTGGATGCATGGCTCCCGACTGCGGGAATTACACGGAAGACTTGGCTTTCGTCATGGATACTTCCAAGGACCCCTGTACGGACTTCTACGACTATGTATGCGGCAACTGGAACAGAAGTCAG ATGGTACCACTCCCTAATCAGTTCGTCAAGCTCCAATCCCGTGTTGCCCTCACCGTTCTCAGAGACCTGATGTTAATCGACGAGACCGCCGAACCCCAGACCGCCGTTGTCAAAGCCGGCCTCATGTTCCAGCGGTGCGCTCAAAACGCCTTCAATCAACTCGACCATCTCGGTGAGATCAAGAATTTCATGGCGCAGTTCGACCTATCCTGGCCCCCTGAAAGTCCGAAGACCCGCTTCAACGTTCTGGACATCCTCGTCGAACTGACCTTCAATCGTGGCATCCCCATCTTCTTCTCGCTTGGTCCAAGCACGTATTTCAAAAAACGTGGTTCTTACAACCTGCATCTTACTCCCAATCTGTACCTTCTGGAATGGGCTGCGTTTCGAAAAATGCTTCGCAACGCCGGGGTTTTAATGCGGTATTACGAATTCACGGCGTACGTTCTTTCGCGCAAGCACCTGGAATCCAACTTGGCTGAACGACTGGCGCTCCTGGACAACAACCTAATCACTGCCATCGGCGTCGTGACTGGATCACGTCCAGACATATTTGTCAACTACGCAACTTTCGCGGAGCTTGAGAACGTGACCGGACCAGCATTCACTGGGGGCGAACTCATGAGAGCGGTTAACAAGAGACTGAGTAGAGACCGCCAGCTAACGCTCGATGACGAGCTAACCCTCGTCGGACAGACCATGGTACGAATCACCTGCCGCGTTATTGGGCACAGTATGGGATCGGAAACTCTCCGCGCCTACGTCGCACTGCAGCTGATGCGCCAGCTCGCCGCGACGTCGTCCTTCACGTTGTCGAGCGCGCTGTTCCCAGACTCTTCCAACAATGCAATGCTGGCGGTCACGTACATGATAGGACATTGCTTCGCCGACGTGCTCTCGATTCTTCCGTATGTGGCAGACGGGTTGTTCGTCAAGCACTGGGTGCCGGCAGGCAACATCGAAGCTGTACGGAGCATTGTGAAGACAATGCGTAATGTGACGGAAGATGGGTTCCTGAAGCTGTCCTGGATGGATGGTCCCACGCGCAGCAAATCCATGAGTCGCATCCACACTCTGCACGAATTGATAGGGTACCCGAAAGAGATGATGAGAGCGAAGGCAAGTGAAACTGAATATGCCCACATACCGCATCTGGGAGGAACGTACTTCCAGATGTCTACCGTAGCGCGGGAAGCGACGCAAGCCTTGCTCAACAGTTTCATCAAGTCGCCGCAACGGGTTGTCCGCGCTATGGAATTTGGCTTGCCAATGATCATGGTCAACGCCTTTTACATGCCAATCTATCATTTCATGGTTATCCCAGCCGCCATCATGTTCCCCCCGTTCTTCTCCAAACAGCAGCCGTCTGCTGTCAATTACGGTAGCTTAGGCCACGTGATCGGTCACGAGATCACGCACGCGTTTGATCCAGAGATGGGACTCTACAACGAACTGGGCCTCaaagaaaactggtggacaGCAACGTCACGGAAGAGCTTCGAAGACCGCGTCCGCTGCCTTGCGGAGTTCTACAACAATGTCGGTGACAGAGTGGCCAACGACGTCAGGTTCGGCGACACGGCACTCTCGGAGAACTTCGCCGATTGTGGAGGGCTGGACAAGTCTTATCGGGCGTTTAAGAGGTACTCCGACAAGCAGCTGTACAGTGTTGGCGACGTTCAGCTGACGGCGGACCAGTTGTTCTTCGTGAGCACCTGCTACAAGTGGTGCTCGGATGACAGTTACACGCAAAGGGAAGTAAGCATGTACTCGCCCCTGCGCATGCGCTGTAATGTGCCCCTGATGAACATGCCAGAGTTTGCTGACGCTTTCCAGTGCGCCAGCGATACGGCTATGAATCCTAGGAAACGGTGTGACCTTCTGTGA